A section of the Pseudobacteriovorax antillogorgiicola genome encodes:
- a CDS encoding pectin acetylesterase-family hydrolase, giving the protein MKYLKVGVLSLFGLGLGTYSSAQEWKEPLPSFTPNTWQWIEVPESSCRDGSNAGFFVNYSNESDNVMIFLEGGGACFNSQTCSLSPSRVSRTPPGAQGVFDRSDSSNPVANWNIVFVPYCTGDVYAGSNDNGYVSSRIQNQKFVGFRNMTRFLERIAPTFSKADQVLLTGESAGGFGAVWNYDQTQEIFGDVPVHMIDDSGIVFSDDYLAPCLQNRWRQLWGLNDTLPKDCSDCQSSNGGGLAQLPVFLEDKYPDRDFGYVSSLSDSVIRLFFGYGRNNCRVIFPSTPASTFRAGMFEMRDDILSNQSVFYLTEGTDHTSLSGGSFYSKRAGGQSLNHWVADFLNRDAVSKGP; this is encoded by the coding sequence ATGAAATACCTTAAAGTAGGAGTCTTGAGCCTTTTCGGGCTCGGGTTGGGGACCTATTCCTCGGCCCAAGAGTGGAAGGAACCCTTGCCAAGTTTTACGCCCAATACTTGGCAGTGGATCGAAGTTCCTGAAAGTTCCTGTCGTGATGGCTCGAACGCTGGTTTTTTTGTTAACTATAGTAACGAATCTGATAATGTGATGATCTTCTTGGAAGGCGGCGGAGCATGCTTCAATAGCCAAACCTGTAGCCTATCCCCAAGCCGAGTATCACGCACACCACCAGGCGCGCAAGGCGTGTTTGACCGGAGCGATAGCAGCAATCCTGTTGCAAACTGGAATATAGTCTTCGTTCCCTACTGTACTGGTGATGTCTATGCTGGGTCGAATGATAACGGTTACGTCTCTAGCAGGATTCAAAACCAGAAGTTTGTTGGTTTTCGCAATATGACTCGCTTTCTAGAAAGGATTGCACCTACCTTTAGCAAGGCTGATCAAGTTCTGCTAACTGGAGAGAGTGCTGGTGGCTTTGGAGCTGTTTGGAACTATGACCAAACTCAAGAAATCTTTGGTGATGTGCCAGTCCATATGATTGACGATTCGGGAATCGTTTTCTCAGATGATTATCTAGCACCATGTCTACAGAATCGCTGGCGCCAGCTGTGGGGACTTAATGATACGCTACCCAAAGATTGCAGTGATTGCCAAAGTTCGAACGGAGGAGGCCTCGCACAGCTACCAGTGTTTCTTGAGGATAAGTATCCAGATCGAGACTTTGGCTATGTTTCAAGTCTTTCCGATTCTGTCATACGTCTCTTTTTTGGCTACGGAAGAAACAATTGCCGGGTGATATTTCCCTCGACGCCAGCATCGACCTTTCGAGCAGGTATGTTCGAGATGCGAGATGATATACTAAGCAATCAATCGGTGTTCTATCTCACAGAGGGTACCGATCATACGAGTTTATCGGGTGGCAGCTTTTATAGTAAGCGGGCAGGCGGTCAGAGCCTCAATCACTGGGTTGCTGACTTTTTGAATCGAGACGCGGTTTCTAAAGGCCCTTAA
- a CDS encoding S8 family peptidase: MRYLFVLAWGVLGLCLSAQGQTQKSYNLDHQHVPGQLLVKFKSGVPDELKDKILKTLPKPSGLRTLSQETTAVLDFSVVRSVAGLKEIAKALDAMPEVEIVEANVVYQLYETLPNDPEFAKLYGLRNLGEDGQKTSKDIGASLAWDSNTGSKDVLVGIIDTGIDYNHPDLKDNIWTNPGETGLDEEGNDKSSNGLDDDGNGFVDDWRGWDFYNNDNDPLDGNSHGTHCAGTIGAKGNNDIGVVGVNWDVSLVGLKVFSDSGSTTTDALAAAISYATSLGVDLTSNSWGGGAASDIIREAIEGANEAGILFVAAAGNSSSDNDARPHFPSSYEIDNIIAVASTDSDDQLSSFSSYGATSVDVAAPGTDIYSTVPGGNYGYKSGTSMATPHVAGLAALVKAQFPDLSHSQIRDRILATATVLPSLSGRVKFGRINALSALELDEIDPSIPDSLALANAGLKSIDVTWQASGDDGLEGEASRYEVRISDQMIDEENWSSATKFEFSDIQSMDGMVSGTISKLDFNQKGFLALRAFDNVGNASGVSESLAFSVREADIIINNEGSLDLFANIDAPWGVALENENSYITDSPEGGYSNSIDISLVSSSVTVTSQDMLLAFDTKYDLETRYDYGYLEIKVDDGEWTELKSYNGNSEWSTEYFELRSLLDNAQSFAFRFRLKTDGSVTRDGWSIDNIKIMVPMTM; encoded by the coding sequence ATGAGATACCTTTTTGTGCTTGCGTGGGGAGTTCTTGGTCTGTGTCTTTCGGCCCAAGGACAAACGCAGAAATCCTATAACCTTGATCACCAGCATGTTCCTGGTCAGCTACTGGTAAAGTTTAAGTCTGGAGTTCCAGATGAGCTAAAAGACAAAATTTTAAAAACATTGCCGAAGCCATCAGGTTTACGGACTCTGTCTCAAGAGACGACTGCGGTACTCGATTTCTCTGTAGTTCGTAGTGTAGCCGGGCTCAAGGAAATTGCGAAGGCATTGGATGCCATGCCTGAAGTGGAAATTGTTGAAGCCAACGTTGTTTATCAGCTCTACGAAACTCTGCCGAACGATCCAGAATTCGCTAAACTATACGGACTTCGCAATTTAGGTGAAGATGGTCAGAAGACTAGCAAAGATATTGGTGCGTCTCTAGCATGGGACAGCAACACAGGATCTAAAGATGTTTTGGTTGGGATCATTGATACTGGAATCGACTACAATCATCCAGATCTTAAAGATAACATTTGGACTAACCCAGGTGAGACAGGGTTGGATGAAGAAGGTAATGATAAGAGTAGCAATGGGCTTGATGACGACGGCAATGGTTTTGTTGATGATTGGCGAGGCTGGGACTTCTATAATAATGACAACGATCCGTTGGATGGCAACTCCCATGGGACTCACTGTGCTGGTACCATAGGAGCTAAAGGAAACAACGATATCGGGGTAGTTGGTGTCAACTGGGATGTCTCCCTAGTGGGCCTCAAAGTTTTTTCAGACTCTGGCTCTACCACTACGGATGCATTGGCAGCAGCGATTAGCTACGCAACCAGCTTGGGAGTTGATCTCACCAGCAATAGCTGGGGAGGGGGTGCTGCTTCTGACATCATTCGTGAAGCCATTGAAGGAGCAAACGAAGCAGGTATTCTATTTGTGGCGGCAGCTGGCAATAGCTCATCAGACAACGACGCACGGCCTCACTTCCCGTCCTCATACGAAATTGACAATATCATTGCTGTGGCTTCCACCGATAGTGATGATCAGCTTTCCTCGTTTTCGAGTTATGGAGCTACTAGTGTAGATGTAGCAGCGCCGGGAACAGATATATATTCCACTGTGCCAGGTGGAAATTATGGCTACAAAAGTGGGACATCCATGGCTACGCCTCATGTTGCCGGCTTAGCAGCACTTGTCAAAGCTCAGTTTCCAGACTTAAGCCATTCCCAAATCAGAGATCGAATCCTTGCCACTGCCACAGTGCTACCTAGCCTTTCTGGGCGAGTAAAGTTTGGGCGAATCAATGCATTGTCAGCTTTAGAGTTAGATGAGATTGACCCTTCGATTCCCGATTCGTTGGCACTTGCGAATGCAGGCCTTAAATCTATCGATGTCACTTGGCAAGCCTCAGGCGATGATGGTCTAGAAGGAGAAGCTAGCCGGTATGAAGTAAGAATCTCGGATCAAATGATCGACGAAGAAAATTGGAGTTCTGCCACTAAGTTTGAGTTTTCTGATATTCAGTCGATGGATGGCATGGTTTCTGGCACTATCAGCAAATTAGATTTCAATCAAAAGGGCTTTCTAGCTCTTAGGGCTTTCGACAATGTTGGCAATGCTTCCGGTGTTTCCGAAAGCTTAGCCTTCTCTGTTCGCGAAGCCGATATCATTATTAACAACGAAGGAAGCCTAGATCTCTTTGCAAATATCGACGCGCCATGGGGAGTGGCATTAGAGAATGAAAATTCCTATATTACAGATAGTCCTGAAGGAGGTTATAGCAATAGTATTGATATTTCATTGGTATCATCTTCAGTGACTGTAACAAGCCAAGACATGCTTCTTGCGTTTGATACTAAGTATGATTTAGAAACCCGTTACGACTATGGTTATCTAGAGATCAAAGTCGACGACGGTGAGTGGACTGAACTAAAGTCCTACAACGGTAATTCAGAATGGTCGACAGAGTATTTCGAGCTTCGAAGTCTATTGGACAACGCCCAGTCCTTTGCATTCAGATTTCGCTTGAAGACTGATGGCTCCGTCACCAGAGATGGCTGGTCCATCGATAACATCAAAATTATGGTGCCAATGACCATGTAA
- a CDS encoding exodeoxyribonuclease III, translating to MTKTLISWNVNGIRAVLGKNFWEFFEEYQPDILCLQETKAQQDQVDIEIDGYYQYWNSAEKKGYSGTAIFTSVKPKDVRYGLGVEEHDNEGRVLTLEFDKFFLVTVYTPNSQTGLKRLDYRTKEWDKAFLSYVKKLDKSKPVVFCGDLNVAHKEIDIANPAANVKNAGFTPQERANFTKIVQSGFVDTFRIFNQDPQNYTWWSYRTRARERNVGWRIDYFCVSERIQDRVADARILSDVMGSDHCPVAIDLEKLW from the coding sequence ATGACAAAAACTCTTATTTCATGGAACGTGAACGGTATCAGAGCTGTTCTTGGTAAGAACTTCTGGGAGTTCTTTGAGGAGTATCAGCCTGATATCCTTTGCCTTCAGGAGACAAAGGCTCAGCAAGATCAGGTGGACATTGAAATCGATGGCTATTATCAATACTGGAATAGTGCTGAAAAGAAGGGCTATTCTGGGACCGCGATTTTCACAAGTGTGAAGCCAAAGGATGTTCGCTACGGGCTAGGGGTTGAAGAACATGATAATGAAGGTCGAGTCTTAACTCTAGAGTTTGATAAGTTCTTCCTTGTTACGGTCTATACGCCGAATTCTCAGACGGGTCTCAAACGTTTGGATTATCGAACAAAGGAGTGGGATAAAGCCTTCCTGAGCTATGTGAAGAAGCTTGATAAATCAAAGCCAGTGGTGTTCTGTGGTGATCTGAATGTGGCTCACAAAGAAATTGATATTGCGAACCCAGCAGCAAATGTTAAGAATGCGGGATTCACACCTCAAGAACGAGCAAACTTTACCAAGATTGTTCAGTCAGGTTTCGTGGATACCTTTCGCATCTTCAATCAAGATCCCCAAAACTACACTTGGTGGAGTTATCGAACTCGCGCGAGGGAACGAAATGTGGGTTGGCGGATCGATTACTTTTGTGTTTCAGAAAGAATCCAAGATCGTGTCGCCGATGCCCGCATTCTAAGCGACGTCATGGGTTCCGATCACTGCCCGGTTGCTATAGATCTTGAAAAACTATGGTAA